The following are from one region of the Nostoc cf. commune SO-36 genome:
- a CDS encoding Uma2 family endonuclease — protein sequence MTQTLPKLITFEQFIEWYPSNGARYELHKGVIVEMPPPTGEHENVVGFLAAQITFQFLQMGLPFRIPKTAFVKIQSNNSTYSPDILLLNHDNLVNEPLWSKQSTVIQAASIPLAVEVVSTNWRDDYYDKFRDYEEMGITEYWIVDYAAIGGKRFTGNPKQKTITICELVEGDYQMTVFRGNNFIASPLFPKLNFTAQQIFDSAL from the coding sequence ATGACTCAAACCCTACCCAAGTTAATAACCTTTGAACAATTTATCGAGTGGTACCCCTCAAACGGGGCGCGATATGAACTACATAAAGGAGTCATTGTAGAAATGCCACCCCCAACTGGTGAACACGAAAATGTTGTTGGATTTTTGGCGGCACAGATAACCTTCCAGTTCTTGCAAATGGGACTTCCGTTTCGCATTCCCAAAACTGCCTTTGTCAAAATTCAGAGCAATAACTCAACCTATTCTCCTGACATTTTGCTATTAAATCATGACAATCTCGTGAATGAACCTCTGTGGAGTAAGCAATCGACTGTTATTCAAGCTGCATCTATCCCATTAGCTGTTGAAGTTGTTAGCACCAACTGGCGAGACGACTACTATGACAAGTTCAGGGATTATGAGGAGATGGGGATTACTGAGTATTGGATTGTAGACTATGCCGCGATCGGCGGCAAAAGATTTACTGGTAATCCTAAACAAAAAACTATTACAATTTGCGAATTAGTTGAGGGAGATTATCAAATGACTGTGTTTAGAGGAAATAATTTTATTGCATCGCCTTTATTCCCCAAACTCAACTTTACAGCACAACAAATTTTTGATTCTGCTTTGTAA
- a CDS encoding di-heme oxidoredictase family protein, which produces MKQQKNNPKTRVVRMLYGSKTKIFLLMCVFLISVFGILLSNWLTTSQTAFATINLLQPAPTQPLGYYDYFGKLLSPQEAARVVANKGFNSNDPISYQRVGAVKITQKLIAQGENIFFNRKIGDTLGFQGVFGFGQGLNTISDEIGVAIASLQGQPTTNLKITLQKNLTLGSRTFPKGTVVNTGLKVPARQSAALGLKANGEITCLLCHATLSNNKIIPGTSNGELAIPLLIALAPNTAAGFARLNFNPLDPQYKGNGKTIIDSKGNKVELPDPKKLEDAFDDAVLDVPFGNFESSPDGIRDSTKIPSIFAFKNHPYGASGEAAVGPFAGLSALNNGVHSSEVNLFAAAQISADTLGIDPEVYIGTLLQNAADPSLRLPKGVIVKPSEWLRKIVPNPIQAELEDQIPAPGTGTYPNLRPSLFTYNGLVFSPNTGNPEDIASGTFLFANNAMSAFQNSLVPPANQTSENWQALTNNSVKRGAKVFQKANCATCHIPPFFTDNKIHPIDQIRTNPARAQSRLGLNKLLVAPKLYTFNTPVPIPANAEVLDVPTQGISDTPTTLPKGVLPKGGYKTSTLRGLYVNAPYLHDGGVAVRAGSLKVDSNGSFTVVDKTGLGLSGTLSLSIPADPASSLRALVDRDLRAKVIKANKANPGLVRSNLDGTGHYFYVDRQSGFNSHQQTDLINFLLALDDNPGSF; this is translated from the coding sequence GTGAAACAACAAAAGAACAACCCTAAGACTCGTGTCGTTAGGATGTTGTATGGTTCAAAAACCAAAATTTTCTTATTAATGTGCGTTTTTCTCATTAGTGTTTTTGGTATCTTGTTATCAAATTGGTTGACAACAAGCCAAACAGCTTTTGCTACGATTAACCTTTTACAACCTGCTCCTACTCAACCACTAGGCTATTACGACTATTTCGGTAAATTACTTAGCCCTCAAGAAGCAGCAAGAGTAGTTGCAAATAAGGGATTCAATTCTAATGACCCCATTTCTTATCAACGGGTAGGGGCAGTTAAAATTACTCAGAAATTAATAGCCCAAGGTGAAAATATATTCTTTAACCGTAAGATTGGAGACACACTTGGTTTCCAAGGAGTATTTGGTTTTGGGCAGGGATTAAATACAATATCTGATGAAATAGGTGTAGCGATCGCTAGTTTGCAAGGTCAGCCAACGACAAACCTAAAAATTACTCTCCAGAAGAATTTAACCTTAGGTAGCCGAACTTTTCCTAAAGGAACTGTAGTTAATACAGGTTTAAAAGTTCCAGCGAGACAGAGTGCAGCACTAGGATTAAAAGCTAACGGCGAGATTACCTGTCTGCTTTGTCATGCAACCCTTTCCAATAATAAAATCATTCCAGGAACATCTAATGGGGAACTCGCAATCCCTTTATTGATTGCCTTAGCACCAAATACAGCCGCAGGGTTTGCGCGGTTAAACTTCAACCCATTAGACCCACAATACAAAGGCAATGGTAAGACTATTATTGACAGCAAAGGCAATAAAGTAGAACTCCCCGATCCAAAGAAGTTAGAAGATGCCTTTGATGATGCAGTATTAGATGTACCTTTCGGTAATTTCGAGAGTTCGCCAGATGGTATTAGAGACAGTACTAAAATTCCTAGTATCTTCGCCTTTAAAAATCATCCTTACGGAGCATCAGGAGAAGCAGCCGTTGGCCCGTTTGCTGGACTCAGCGCTCTCAACAACGGTGTTCACTCTTCAGAAGTCAATCTGTTCGCAGCCGCTCAAATCAGTGCAGATACTCTTGGTATTGATCCAGAAGTTTATATTGGTACATTACTGCAAAACGCTGCCGATCCCAGCCTACGTTTACCAAAAGGAGTGATAGTAAAACCCTCAGAATGGCTGCGGAAAATCGTACCGAATCCTATACAAGCAGAATTAGAAGACCAAATTCCTGCTCCTGGCACAGGAACTTACCCAAACCTGCGTCCCAGTTTGTTTACTTACAACGGTTTAGTTTTCAGTCCAAATACTGGAAACCCCGAAGATATTGCTAGCGGCACTTTCTTGTTTGCTAATAATGCTATGTCTGCTTTCCAAAACAGCTTAGTGCCACCCGCCAACCAGACTTCAGAAAACTGGCAAGCACTAACCAATAATTCTGTTAAACGTGGCGCAAAAGTTTTTCAGAAAGCTAATTGTGCAACTTGCCATATTCCACCCTTCTTCACCGACAACAAAATTCATCCAATTGATCAAATTCGTACTAACCCCGCTCGTGCCCAATCTCGCTTGGGGCTGAATAAATTGTTAGTAGCACCCAAGCTATATACTTTTAATACTCCAGTTCCCATACCTGCTAATGCTGAAGTGCTTGATGTACCAACGCAGGGTATATCTGATACTCCTACAACTTTACCCAAAGGTGTATTGCCCAAAGGCGGTTACAAAACTAGTACCTTACGTGGTCTTTATGTAAACGCACCATATTTGCACGATGGTGGTGTAGCGGTACGGGCAGGAAGCTTGAAAGTTGACTCAAATGGTAGTTTTACGGTAGTTGACAAGACTGGCTTAGGGTTATCTGGCACTCTCAGCCTTAGTATACCTGCCGATCCAGCTAGCAGCTTGCGTGCCTTGGTTGATCGCGATCTTCGTGCAAAAGTTATAAAAGCCAACAAAGCTAACCCTGGTTTAGTGCGTAGTAACCTTGATGGCACAGGTCATTACTTCTACGTAGATAGACAGTCTGGCTTTAATTCCCACCAGCAAACAGACCTGATTAATTTCTTGCTAGCACTTGATGACAATCCAGGAAGCTTTTAA
- a CDS encoding leucine-rich repeat domain-containing protein: MTNEELLQVIEQAASEKATELDLSNNQLSSLPPEISQLSSLTELYLNDNQLSSLPPEISQLFSLTTLYLHNNQLSSLPPEISQLSSLTTLYLHNNQLSSLPPEISQLSSLTTLYLHNNQLSSLPPEISQLSSLTTLYLSNNQLSSLPPEISQLSNLTELSLSNNQLSSLPPEISQLSSLTELFLSNNQLSSLPPEISQLSSLTRLYLHNNQLSSLPPEISQLSSLTRLYLHNNQLSSLPPEISQLSSLTELDLHNNQLSSMPPEISQLSSLTTLDLHNNQLSSLPPEISQLSSLRRLYLDNNPLTSPPPEIVEQGTQAVLTYLQERLEGSQRQWISKLLVVGEGGVGKTSLLRALRGEEFDTQESTTHGIEIKSLELTHPTQAVTMQLNTWDFGGQEIYHATHQFFLTNRSLFLLAWNARLGFEQGKLYYWLDTIKALAPESPILLVATHIDERDADLPLTELRRKYPQIIEHCKISSKSSNGIEKLRQGIAESAANLPLMGEIWPTTWLNAANAIRTQPKKQITPQQLWDIMAEFQVADISKEVLARWLHELGEILYFQDNEELNDIVILKPQWVTEYISKVLESENVIKRCGIFSRQEMDRLWHDLERYMRDHFLRLMERFDLSYPIPESQDLSLVVERLPFDAPNYEHKWQQIKQTGECNEISMKFQLNTIPAGIPTWFIARQHRFTTGIHWRNGVLFAYEQEHLALVEAVKSDRYIKLTVRGSNPLNFFVLLRDGIELTLARFPGLDIQRTIPCFGHNGQPCTHEFDYKQLSQRWEKKKGTIECPEAMEDVSVSKLLYGLNWNTQNAVLERIDQLEKKVVGGQAVILDEFKNLRELTQRGFTNAFRREQAIIDSRCPNVFVLRPRGDKAWQKNLTGQKLDLQLYCQAPGCWHPTQEGGLYEINEPAKWLRVTAPYIGNLFKVLKYAAPIIGPWLGVLDPKEYETLFKNDLELFKELAAKLPELKESEYLEPADKIARGEDLDPERVDGAALRALRQLLEEEDPQQHWGGLKNVLTPEGHYLWLCEHHAAEYKR; this comes from the coding sequence GTGACAAACGAAGAACTGTTACAAGTTATTGAACAAGCTGCCAGCGAAAAGGCAACGGAGCTAGACCTCTCTAACAATCAACTCAGCAGCCTGCCGCCAGAAATCAGCCAACTCTCCAGCCTGACTGAGCTATACCTCAATGACAATCAACTCAGCAGCCTGCCGCCAGAAATCAGCCAACTCTTCAGCCTGACAACGCTATACCTCCATAACAATCAACTCAGCAGCCTGCCGCCAGAAATCAGCCAACTCTCCAGCCTGACAACGCTATACCTCCATAACAATCAACTCAGCAGCCTGCCGCCAGAAATCAGCCAACTCTCCAGCCTGACAACGCTATACCTCCATAACAATCAACTCAGCAGCCTGCCGCCAGAAATCAGCCAACTCTCCAGCCTGACAACGCTATACCTCTCTAACAATCAACTCAGCAGCCTGCCGCCAGAAATCAGCCAACTCTCCAACCTGACTGAGCTATCCCTCTCTAACAATCAACTCAGCAGCCTGCCGCCAGAAATCAGCCAACTCTCCAGCCTGACTGAGCTATTCCTCTCTAACAATCAACTCAGCAGCCTGCCGCCAGAAATCAGCCAACTCTCCAGCCTGACAAGGCTATACCTCCATAACAATCAACTCAGCAGCCTGCCGCCAGAAATCAGCCAACTCTCCAGCCTGACAAGGCTATACCTCCATAACAATCAACTCAGCAGCCTGCCGCCAGAAATCAGCCAACTCTCCAGCCTGACTGAGCTAGACCTCCATAACAATCAACTCAGCAGCATGCCGCCAGAAATCAGCCAACTCTCCAGCCTGACAACGCTAGACCTCCATAACAATCAACTCAGCAGCCTGCCGCCAGAAATCAGCCAACTCTCCAGCCTGAGAAGGCTATACCTCGATAACAATCCATTAACCTCGCCACCACCTGAAATTGTCGAGCAGGGAACACAGGCGGTTTTAACATATCTGCAAGAAAGGTTAGAGGGCAGTCAACGGCAGTGGATTTCTAAACTGCTAGTCGTCGGTGAAGGAGGTGTGGGTAAAACATCCTTATTAAGAGCATTGCGCGGTGAAGAGTTCGACACCCAGGAATCCACCACTCACGGTATTGAAATTAAATCCCTGGAATTAACCCATCCCACGCAAGCTGTCACCATGCAGCTGAACACCTGGGACTTTGGGGGACAGGAAATCTATCACGCTACCCATCAATTCTTCCTCACCAACCGCTCTCTATTTTTACTCGCCTGGAATGCCCGACTGGGATTTGAGCAAGGTAAACTCTACTACTGGCTAGATACTATCAAAGCCTTAGCCCCCGAATCTCCGATTTTACTCGTCGCCACCCACATCGATGAGCGAGATGCCGATCTTCCCCTAACTGAGTTACGCCGCAAATACCCCCAGATTATCGAACATTGTAAAATTAGCTCTAAAAGCAGCAATGGCATTGAAAAACTTCGGCAAGGAATCGCAGAATCAGCCGCTAATTTGCCCTTGATGGGTGAAATCTGGCCTACCACCTGGCTAAATGCTGCCAATGCCATCCGCACTCAGCCAAAAAAACAAATCACACCGCAACAATTGTGGGACATCATGGCTGAGTTCCAAGTTGCTGATATAAGCAAGGAAGTGCTGGCGCGATGGCTGCATGAATTAGGCGAAATTCTCTACTTCCAAGACAACGAAGAACTTAACGATATCGTTATCCTCAAGCCCCAGTGGGTAACTGAATATATCAGCAAAGTTTTGGAAAGCGAAAACGTAATCAAGCGTTGTGGTATTTTTAGCCGTCAGGAAATGGATCGACTATGGCACGACTTAGAGCGATATATGCGCGACCACTTCCTGCGCCTGATGGAGCGTTTTGACCTTTCCTACCCCATTCCCGAAAGCCAGGATCTCAGTCTGGTTGTGGAACGTTTGCCCTTCGACGCGCCTAATTATGAACACAAATGGCAGCAAATTAAACAAACAGGCGAGTGCAACGAAATTTCGATGAAATTTCAACTCAATACCATTCCTGCGGGTATTCCCACTTGGTTTATTGCGCGTCAACACCGCTTCACAACTGGCATTCATTGGCGTAACGGTGTCTTATTTGCTTATGAGCAAGAACATTTAGCATTGGTGGAAGCTGTTAAAAGCGATCGCTATATTAAATTAACAGTGCGAGGCTCTAACCCCCTAAATTTCTTTGTCCTGCTTCGAGATGGCATCGAACTCACCCTCGCCAGATTTCCCGGATTAGACATTCAACGCACAATTCCATGTTTTGGTCATAATGGTCAACCATGTACCCACGAATTTGACTATAAACAACTATCGCAACGCTGGGAAAAAAAGAAAGGAACAATTGAATGCCCAGAAGCGATGGAAGATGTATCAGTATCAAAACTCTTATATGGCTTAAACTGGAATACTCAAAATGCTGTGCTAGAACGCATTGACCAGTTAGAAAAAAAAGTTGTTGGCGGACAAGCAGTAATTCTCGATGAATTTAAAAATCTCCGAGAACTGACGCAACGTGGATTTACCAATGCATTCCGCCGCGAACAAGCAATCATAGATTCTCGTTGTCCCAATGTCTTTGTTCTGCGTCCCCGTGGCGATAAAGCTTGGCAAAAGAATCTAACTGGACAGAAATTAGATTTACAACTCTATTGCCAAGCACCGGGCTGTTGGCATCCCACCCAAGAAGGCGGTTTATATGAAATAAATGAACCTGCCAAATGGTTGAGAGTAACTGCACCTTATATTGGTAACTTATTCAAAGTCTTAAAATATGCTGCACCGATAATTGGCCCTTGGTTGGGTGTGCTAGACCCCAAAGAATATGAAACGCTATTTAAAAATGACTTAGAACTATTTAAAGAACTAGCAGCAAAATTACCTGAACTCAAAGAATCTGAATATTTAGAACCAGCAGACAAAATTGCTAGAGGTGAAGATTTAGATCCAGAACGCGTCGATGGTGCTGCTTTGCGTGCCTTGCGTCAACTTTTAGAAGAAGAAGATCCCCAGCAGCACTGGGGTGGCTTAAAGAACGTCTTGACTCCAGAGGGACATTACCTGTGGCTATGCGAACACCACGCAGCAGAGTATAAACGCTAA
- a CDS encoding DUF4394 domain-containing protein → MKGFITRKIALVVTLATASLGLSANKILADVNITKSADILQINVTGKWSPLRFIGLTSKNTLVNIDPSGFAKAVKVKGIDGNLQGIDFRPANGLLYGVTDTDNIYTINPRTGRATFVSKLSSSFNGGFQSGFDFNPVPDRLRIVGSNDQNFRTNVDTGAVTADKNLAYATDDVNATVDPNITAVAYINSVAGATSTQLYGIDYDLDVLVLQNPPNDGTLRTIGKLGVNFAPISGFDIFTNAQGQNTAYALSGSVLYTINLSTGTATKIADVPKGNFIGLAVISK, encoded by the coding sequence ATGAAAGGTTTTATCACACGAAAAATTGCCCTTGTCGTTACTCTAGCCACTGCAAGTCTTGGCTTGAGTGCTAACAAAATTTTAGCTGACGTTAATATCACCAAATCAGCTGATATCCTTCAAATTAATGTTACAGGCAAATGGTCTCCTTTAAGATTCATTGGCTTAACCTCAAAGAATACTCTTGTAAATATAGATCCGAGTGGATTTGCTAAAGCAGTTAAAGTCAAAGGAATTGACGGCAACTTACAAGGTATTGACTTCCGTCCAGCAAATGGTCTGCTTTATGGTGTCACAGATACTGACAACATATACACGATCAACCCTAGAACTGGTCGGGCTACGTTTGTGAGCAAACTATCTAGCAGCTTTAATGGAGGATTTCAGTCAGGGTTTGATTTTAATCCTGTACCAGACCGCTTACGGATAGTAGGTAGCAATGATCAAAATTTCCGTACTAATGTAGACACTGGTGCAGTCACTGCCGATAAAAACCTAGCGTATGCTACTGATGATGTCAACGCCACAGTTGACCCCAACATTACCGCTGTCGCTTACATAAATTCGGTTGCTGGAGCCACATCAACTCAACTTTATGGCATTGATTACGATCTTGACGTTTTAGTACTGCAAAACCCACCCAATGATGGCACTCTCAGAACGATTGGCAAGCTTGGTGTTAACTTTGCACCGATAAGCGGGTTCGACATCTTTACAAATGCACAAGGTCAAAATACTGCCTATGCACTGTCTGGTTCAGTTCTTTACACTATTAACCTATCTACTGGCACTGCAACTAAAATCGCCGATGTACCTAAAGGTAACTTCATTGGTTTAGCAGTTATATCAAAGTAG
- a CDS encoding DUF421 domain-containing protein → MEKWFFINWQAIFIPSISIFELIIRGSLVYLALFSVLRFLPSRQLGTLGITDLLVVVLFAEAAQNAMASNYTSITEGAILVGTVIFWSYLLNWLGYRIPQFQRFLNQPPLLLVKNGRMIERHLQRELITDDELMSKLRQQGVEFLADVKFAYMEADGSISIITFDSKTSTVPEQKIALKSDLH, encoded by the coding sequence ATGGAAAAATGGTTTTTTATCAATTGGCAGGCAATCTTTATTCCTAGCATCAGCATCTTTGAGTTAATTATTCGTGGATCGCTGGTTTATTTAGCACTATTCTCAGTGCTACGTTTTCTTCCTAGCCGACAACTAGGAACACTAGGAATTACTGATTTACTCGTAGTTGTGCTATTTGCTGAAGCTGCCCAAAACGCTATGGCGAGTAATTATACATCGATTACTGAAGGCGCTATCCTGGTAGGAACTGTGATTTTTTGGAGTTACTTATTGAACTGGTTAGGTTACAGAATCCCCCAGTTTCAACGTTTTCTGAATCAGCCACCACTGCTACTAGTAAAAAATGGCCGGATGATTGAGCGTCATTTACAACGAGAGTTAATTACAGACGATGAGTTGATGAGCAAGTTACGCCAGCAAGGTGTGGAATTTTTAGCAGATGTGAAGTTTGCATATATGGAGGCTGACGGCAGCATTAGTATCATCACCTTCGACTCCAAAACTAGTACCGTCCCTGAGCAAAAAATAGCGTTAAAAAGCGATCTACATTAA
- the purB gene encoding adenylosuccinate lyase: MIERYTLPEMANLWSEAHKLKTWLQVEIAVCEAQAELGYIPSEAVEEIKAKADFDPKRVLEIEAVVRHDVIAFLTNVNEYVGDAGRYIHLGLTSSDVLDTALALQLVASLDILLQRLEDLIHVIRQKAGEHRHTVMAGRSHGIHAEPITFGFKLAGWLAEVLRHQERLRILRKTIAVGKISGAVGTYANIEPRVEAIACRKLGLQPDTASTQVISRDRHADYVQQLALVAATIDRFAVEIRNLQKTDVLEVEEFFAKGQKGSSAMPHKRNPIRSERLTGMARLVRSHAGAALENVALWHERDISHSSVERVILPDACTLTHFMLSEITDLVKNLLVYPENMKRNLNCYGGVVFSQKVLLALIDKGSSREEAYAIVQESAHAAWNQPEGNFQDLISKDPRVTQKLSPAELEICFDPQQHLRHLEEVYQRLGI, translated from the coding sequence GTGATTGAGCGCTATACTTTGCCCGAAATGGCTAATCTGTGGAGTGAAGCCCATAAACTAAAAACTTGGCTGCAAGTGGAAATTGCTGTTTGCGAGGCTCAAGCTGAACTTGGTTACATTCCATCTGAGGCGGTTGAAGAAATTAAAGCCAAGGCAGATTTTGACCCAAAGCGGGTGCTAGAAATTGAGGCTGTAGTCCGCCACGATGTCATTGCTTTCTTGACAAATGTCAATGAATATGTTGGTGATGCTGGGCGCTACATTCATCTGGGTTTAACTAGTTCGGATGTTTTGGATACAGCTTTAGCACTGCAATTAGTTGCCAGCCTGGATATATTATTGCAACGTCTGGAAGATTTGATTCATGTAATTCGCCAAAAAGCAGGGGAACATCGTCATACAGTAATGGCTGGCCGATCGCACGGTATTCACGCTGAACCGATCACTTTTGGTTTTAAGCTAGCTGGCTGGTTAGCAGAAGTGTTGCGACACCAAGAACGCCTAAGAATACTCCGCAAAACGATCGCTGTCGGTAAGATTTCTGGTGCAGTGGGAACCTATGCCAATATTGAACCGCGTGTAGAAGCGATCGCTTGCCGAAAACTCGGACTCCAACCCGATACGGCCTCAACCCAAGTTATTTCCCGCGATCGCCACGCCGACTACGTGCAACAATTAGCTTTGGTAGCCGCAACCATTGATCGCTTCGCTGTAGAAATTCGCAATCTGCAAAAAACAGACGTTTTGGAAGTTGAAGAATTCTTCGCCAAAGGTCAAAAAGGCTCCTCAGCGATGCCACACAAGCGCAACCCCATCCGTTCGGAACGTCTGACAGGAATGGCGCGACTCGTCAGAAGTCATGCCGGTGCAGCTTTAGAAAACGTTGCTTTATGGCATGAGCGGGACATTTCCCACAGTTCTGTAGAACGGGTAATTTTGCCAGATGCTTGCACCTTAACGCATTTTATGTTGTCAGAAATAACCGACTTAGTGAAAAACCTGTTGGTCTATCCTGAGAACATGAAACGGAATCTCAACTGCTACGGCGGCGTTGTGTTCAGCCAAAAAGTGCTACTGGCTTTGATAGACAAGGGAAGTAGCCGAGAAGAGGCTTATGCGATCGTTCAAGAAAGCGCTCACGCCGCTTGGAATCAGCCAGAAGGCAACTTCCAAGACTTGATTAGCAAAGATCCGCGTGTTACCCAAAAGTTATCTCCAGCTGAACTTGAGATTTGTTTCGACCCCCAGCAACATCTGCGGCATTTAGAAGAAGTTTACCAAAGATTGGGAATTTAA
- a CDS encoding DUF4126 domain-containing protein: MIEILATLSASAAAGMRIGTPLLIIGLLQGTNLWSQVPILSYISPPILLGCLSCWSLVELLASKKLWGQRLLQLVQLFMSPLAGAIMGLAVATATATPNWLVAIIGGLLALVLQLVQVGWFYRLRGLPLWAVFLQDTLCVALVLFAFDAPWQGGLIALILLWFALRSAKQWYDWYHLGNRDRAKKY; this comes from the coding sequence ATGATTGAAATCCTAGCCACACTTTCAGCATCGGCGGCAGCAGGAATGAGAATAGGTACACCTCTGCTGATTATTGGACTATTGCAGGGCACTAACTTGTGGTCACAAGTTCCAATTTTATCTTATATTTCTCCACCAATATTATTAGGTTGCCTCAGCTGTTGGTCTTTAGTTGAATTATTAGCCTCAAAAAAGCTGTGGGGGCAAAGATTGCTACAACTAGTTCAATTATTCATGTCTCCCCTAGCAGGTGCAATTATGGGGTTAGCAGTAGCGACAGCAACAGCAACACCAAACTGGCTGGTTGCCATAATTGGAGGTTTATTAGCTTTGGTACTCCAGTTAGTGCAGGTTGGTTGGTTTTATCGCTTACGTGGCTTACCATTGTGGGCAGTCTTTCTTCAAGACACTTTGTGCGTTGCTCTAGTACTTTTTGCCTTTGATGCTCCCTGGCAAGGAGGATTAATTGCTTTAATACTGCTTTGGTTTGCACTTCGTAGCGCGAAGCAGTGGTATGACTGGTATCACTTAGGGAATAGAGATAGGGCAAAAAAGTACTGA
- the hemH gene encoding ferrochelatase, with protein sequence MGRVGVLLLNLGGPDKLEDVGPFLYNLFSDPEIIRLPFRWLQKPLAWFIATRRTRTSQENYKQIGGGSPLRQITEAQGEALKEQLGHLGQEVNIYVGMRYWHPYTEEAIAQVTQII encoded by the coding sequence ATGGGTCGTGTAGGCGTCTTATTACTCAATCTCGGTGGCCCCGATAAGCTAGAGGATGTCGGGCCGTTTTTGTACAACCTATTTTCCGATCCGGAAATTATTCGCCTACCATTTCGTTGGTTGCAAAAGCCCTTAGCTTGGTTTATTGCCACGCGGCGAACCAGAACATCTCAAGAAAATTATAAGCAAATCGGTGGTGGTTCTCCATTGCGGCAGATTACAGAAGCGCAAGGGGAAGCTTTAAAAGAACAGTTGGGTCATTTGGGGCAAGAAGTTAATATTTACGTGGGAATGCGTTATTGGCATCCCTATACAGAAGAAGCGATCGCCCAAGTTACCCAGATAATATAG
- a CDS encoding class I SAM-dependent methyltransferase: MATILRDWSYRYQWLYDGISRLAALSVGGEARFRQLALQGLTIHSDTQILDLCCGSGQTTEFLVKISQNVTGLDASPKSLQRARQNVPEASYIEAFAEKMPFTDNLFDVVHTSVALHEMQPEQLRKIINEVHRVLKPGGVFTFVDFHAPTNPLFWPGVSVFLLLFETETAWQLLKTDLPELLTETGFEVSKQTLYAGGSLQVIQAKK; the protein is encoded by the coding sequence ATGGCAACAATTTTAAGGGATTGGAGTTACCGCTATCAATGGCTATATGATGGTATTTCGCGTTTAGCAGCCTTAAGTGTAGGTGGTGAAGCGCGTTTTCGACAACTTGCTTTGCAAGGCTTAACAATTCACTCAGATACTCAAATTTTAGATTTATGTTGTGGCAGCGGTCAAACAACGGAATTTTTAGTAAAAATTTCACAAAATGTAACGGGGCTAGATGCCTCACCCAAGTCTTTGCAACGGGCGCGGCAAAATGTACCCGAAGCTTCATACATAGAAGCTTTTGCTGAAAAGATGCCATTTACAGATAATCTGTTTGATGTGGTACATACCAGCGTTGCATTACACGAGATGCAACCTGAGCAATTACGAAAAATTATTAATGAAGTTCATCGCGTGTTGAAGCCAGGAGGGGTATTTACGTTCGTGGATTTTCACGCTCCGACAAATCCGCTATTTTGGCCTGGTGTATCAGTCTTTTTGCTGTTGTTTGAGACGGAAACAGCTTGGCAATTATTAAAAACTGATTTACCTGAATTATTAACTGAAACTGGCTTTGAAGTGAGTAAGCAAACTTTATATGCAGGTGGTAGTTTGCAAGTGATACAAGCGAAGAAATGA